From the Deinococcus sonorensis KR-87 genome, the window TCCAGCGTCACCTGCTTCTCGGTGACCCAGGTGCTGGCCATGCCCGAATCCACCCCGCCGTGCCCCGGATCGATCACGACCGTCAGGCGCGGCTTCTGGGCGGTGCTGGCCGGCTTGACGGTGGCGGTGGTCGGCGGGCGGGTGGCGACCGGGGCGCGGGAGGCGGCCGGCAGGTCAATCACCAGGCGGTTTGGCTGACCGGCGGCCGCCGGATAGATCTGGGCCGACACCGGCTGCTGCGCTGTGGCGAGCGTCAGGCTCACGGCCTTGCCCTGGATGGCGTAGCGGGTGGCCGGGCCCGAGAGCGTGCCCTGCTCCGCTTTCAGGGCCACGCTCAGCTGCACCGTCACGGTGCTGCCGCTGCGGGTGGTGGACAGGCTGGAGGCGGCGGGCAGGTCAAAGACCAGCCGGGTATAGCCGTCGTGCGTGCCGACGCGGGGAGCCGCCTGGGCAAGCCCACTCAGCAGCAGCAAGAGAACAAAGAGACGTTTCACCTGCCGGAAGTGTACTCCGGACACCGCCGGATGCCATGAGACCGCGTCTGGGCGCACCTGACCGGCCCCTGACCCGCGTCCTCACGCGGCTGTGCTGGCAGCCTGTAGGGTACGGTCATGCGTATGCGCCGAGTGCTGGCCCTCCTGACCCTCACCTCCCTGACCCTGCTGCCCGCGCAGGCCGCCACCTTCGGGGGCTTTCAGATCACCGCGCGCGGCGAGCAGCGGATGGACCTCGGCACCGGCCGCACCGAGCTGCCGCAGGGCGGCACCGCCGTGGACGCTGCCTCCGGCCTGACGCTGGACGCCGCACAGATCAGCTACCTGTCCGGGCAGAACCTGACGGCCAGCCACGTGACGCTGCACACCCGCGAGGGGGGCACGCTCAGCGCCGACACGCTGAGCTACGACCAGCGCAGCGGCCTGATCGAGGCCAGCGGCCACCTGACCTATTCGGACCGGGAGATCCGGCAGCTGAGCGCCGCGCAGGTCCGGCTGGACCTGAAGGCTGGGATCCTGACGGCGCTGGGCGGCGTCAGGGCGCAGACGCCCACCCTCTCGGCCAGCCGGGTGGTGGCGCGACAGGGGGGCGCCCAGGTGCTGCTCAGCGGGCCGTACCTGCTGAGCTTCAAAGGGGGGCGCTACCAGAACCCCCGCGCTGACGGGCTGCTGCTGATCAGCGGGAGCAAGGCGGTCAAGCCAGACGCCCAGGCGCTCGCCCCGTTCCGGCCGTACCTGAAGTAGCAGCCCTAACGTCGGCTGGCGAGGACTGCCGGCCCGGGGCGATGGCCCTCGTCGCCGGCTTTCAACACCTCGGCCACCGCCGCGTTGATCCAGGCGAAGGCGGCGGCGGTGTTGTGCATGGTGTAACTCTGGTCGGCGCCGTGCTGCATGAAGGTGTAGACCACGTGCTCGCCGGTCGGGGTCTCGAAGTAGCCGGTGTACGTCAGCAGCCGCCAGCCATTGCCGCCCTTGCCGCCGAAGTAGCGGATGGGCGCCCGCAGCCGCGACCGGCCAAAGCCGGTGGCCATCACCTCGCGCTGCAGGGCCGCCCCCTGGGCACTCAGGCCCGGCCGCAGGAACTCCTGCGCGATCAGCTGGGCGAACTCGTAGGGCGTGCTGACGTTCTGGGTACCCAGATCCGTCTCGGGGGCGTAGCGGTGGTCGAAGTAATCGTCCAGTCGCAGTTGCAGCCGGTCGGAGCGCAGCTGTTGGGCGTCCTGATCCATCTTTTCGGCCGCCTGCAGCAGGTCCGGGCCGCGCAGCCGGGCGAAGGTGGCCGGGCCGGGGAAGCGGGGAGACAGGCCCGCCTGCGCCGTCCACCAGGTTTTGGTGGGCAGGATCAGGCGGGTGTGGCACAGGTTCAGCCGCTCCGGAATCGCCTGCACGCTGGCCAGCCCGGCGCGGCGGTGCAGGATGTCGGTGGCGGTGTTGTCCGAGTTGTGGATCATGCGACCAGCCAGCGTCCGCACGTCGCTGTGGTCGTGCGGGTAGTTGCCCAGGCTCTGGTTGGCGGTCGTCACGTCGAAGCGTTCGGAGAGTTTCACCTGCCCGGCATCCACCTGCTTCAGCAGTGCCCACAGCACCGCCTGCTTGTAGCTGCTGGCCAGCGGAAACACCTGATCCGGCGCCTGCGCCACCGCGCGCAGCGGTTTGAGCGTCAGCGGGTCGATGACCGCCACGTACAGGCCCAGCCGCCCGGACAGCCGGCTGGGAGCTGCCGGGGCGGCGGCGGTGGGCGGCGCGCCCGCACAGCGGACGGGAGGTACGGCGGCTTGGTCCGTGGGCGGACTGGCCGGGTGTGGCCTCAGGGACCAGCCGAGCGCCAGCGCGGCGGCCAGCAGCACATAGCGCCCCTTGCGGCGCAGCAGGCGGGGAGGCAGCAGCCGCACCGGCTCAGGCCTGCACCGGCTCCAGCGCCAGCCCGTACGTTCCCGGACCGGCGTGGGTGGCGATCACGGCACCGAACTTGTGGTTGCCGAAATCCTCGAAGTCCTGGCCCTGCAGGCTGGCGCGCAGTTCCTCCAGGGTGGTCTCGCCACCGTCGGTGCAGATGAAACTGATGCGGGTGCGGCCGTGCTGCCGGATGTAGTCGCGGGCATACTGGCTGATC encodes:
- a CDS encoding serine hydrolase; amino-acid sequence: MRLLPPRLLRRKGRYVLLAAALALGWSLRPHPASPPTDQAAVPPVRCAGAPPTAAAPAAPSRLSGRLGLYVAVIDPLTLKPLRAVAQAPDQVFPLASSYKQAVLWALLKQVDAGQVKLSERFDVTTANQSLGNYPHDHSDVRTLAGRMIHNSDNTATDILHRRAGLASVQAIPERLNLCHTRLILPTKTWWTAQAGLSPRFPGPATFARLRGPDLLQAAEKMDQDAQQLRSDRLQLRLDDYFDHRYAPETDLGTQNVSTPYEFAQLIAQEFLRPGLSAQGAALQREVMATGFGRSRLRAPIRYFGGKGGNGWRLLTYTGYFETPTGEHVVYTFMQHGADQSYTMHNTAAAFAWINAAVAEVLKAGDEGHRPGPAVLASRR